One window of the Prionailurus bengalensis isolate Pbe53 chromosome E1, Fcat_Pben_1.1_paternal_pri, whole genome shotgun sequence genome contains the following:
- the SP6 gene encoding transcription factor Sp6, whose amino-acid sequence MLTAVCGSLGSQHTDAPHASPPRLDLQPLQTYQGHTSPEAGDYPSPLQPGELQSLPLGPEVDFSQGYELPGASSRVTCEDLESDSPLAPGPFSKLLQPDMSHHYESWFRPTHPGTEDGSWWDLHAGTSWMDLPHTQGALTSPGHPGALQAGLGGYVGDHQLCAPPPHPHPHHLLPAAGGQHLLGPPDGAKALEAAAPESQGLDSSLDGAARPKGSRRSVPRSSGQTVCRCPNCLEAERLGAPCGPDGGKKKHLHNCHIPGCGKAYAKTSHLKAHLRWHSGDRPFVCNWLFCGKRFTRSDELQRHLQTHTGTKKFPCAVCSRVFMRSDHLAKHMKTHEGAKEEAAGAAAGEGKASGAVEPAGGKGKREAEGGAAPSN is encoded by the coding sequence ATGCTAACCGCTGTCTGCGGCTCTCTGGGCAGCCAGCACACGGACGCGCCTCACGCCTCCCCGCCGCGCCTCGACCTGCAGCCTCTCCAAACATACCAGGGCCACACGAGCCCGGAGGCCGGGGACTACCCCTCCCCGCTGCAGCCTGGGGAGCTGCAGAGCCTCCCGCTGGGCCCTGAGGTGGACTTCTCACAGGGCTATGAGCTGCCGGGGGCCTCCTCTCGGGTAACCTGTGAGGACCTGGAAAGCGACAGTCCCTTGGCCCCGGGACCCTTTTCCAAGCTCCTGCAGCCGGACATGTCCCACCATTACGAATCGTGGTTCCGGCCAACTCACCCAGGCACTGAGGATGGCTCCTGGTGGGACCTTCATGCGGGCACCAGCTGGATGGACCTCCCCCACACTCAGGGCGCGCTCACCTCGCCTGGCCACCCCGGGGCGCTTCAGGCTGGCTTGGGGGGCTACGTCGGAGACCACCAGCTTTGCGCACCGCCTCCCCACCCGCACCCgcaccacctcctcccagccGCCGGAGGGCAGCACCTCCTGGGGCCTCCCGACGGGGCCAAGGCCTTGGAAGCGGCCGCCCCGGAGTCCCAGGGGCTGGATTCCAGTCTGGACGGAGCAGCCCGGCCCAAAGGCTCCCGGCGGTCAGTGCCCCGCAGCTCAGGCCAGACCGTGTGCCGCTGCCCCAACTGCCTGGAGGCGGAGCGACTGGGGGCTCCGTGCGGGCCCGACGGGGGCAAGAAGAAGCATTTGCACAACTGCCACATCCCGGGCTGCGGGAAAGCCTACGCCAAGACGTCGCACCTGAAGGCGCACCTGCGCTGGCACAGCGGCGACCGTCCCTTCGTGTGCAACTGGCTCTTCTGCGGCAAGCGCTTCACGCGCTCCGACGAGCTGCAGCGCCACCTCCAGACCCACACGGGCACCAAGAAGTTCCCCTGTGCCGTCTGCAGCCGCGTCTTCATGCGCAGCGACCACCTGGCCAAACACATGAAAACCCACGAGGGCGCCAAGGAGGAGGCTGCCGGGGCGGCCGCGGGCGAGGGCAAGGCCAGCGGAGCGGTGGAGCCCGCCGGGGGCAAAGGCAAGCGGGAGGCCGAGGGCGGCGCGGCTCCCTCCAACTGA
- the SCRN2 gene encoding secernin-2 isoform X1 — translation MASWSSDTPCSCDCFVSVPPASAIPAVIFAKNSDRPRDEVQEVVFVPAGTHAPGSRLQCTYIEVEQVSRTHAVILSRPSWLWGAEMGANEHGVCIGNEAVWTKEPVGEGEALLGMDLLRVFCVTWASLGAFRPLELPSPATDAAFPFRASLRARLALERSSSALEALRVITDLLARYGQGGSCREDPTLFCYHNTFLLADRTEAWVLETAGRLWAAQRIQEGARNISNQLSVGTDISAEHADLRTHALAQGWWDGQSTFDFAQVFSLTQQPVRMEAAKARFRAGQQLLQQQQGGITAEVMMGILRNKDSGICMDSGGFRTTASMVSILPRDPTQPCVHFLTATPDPSRSVFKPFIFGAGAAQAPQVLSPTFGARDPVRTQPRFQTQVDRRHTLYLRHQVALGLIESEQDRGQQLRQKQRDLEQEGLEAARRLLAGEQVPPPQELGGLFQAFVERESRVYA, via the exons atGGCTTCGTGGAGCTCTGACACCCCGTGTTCCTGCGATTGCTTTGTTTCCGTGCCCCCGGCCTCGGCCATCCCAGCTGTGATCTTTGCCAAGAATTCCGACCGACCGCGGGACGAGGTGCAGGAGGTGGTGTTTGTGCCGGCAGGCACTCATGCCCCTGGCAGCCGGCTCCAG TGCACCTACATTGAGGTGGAACAGGTGTCAAGGACTCACGCTGTAATCCTGAGCCGCCCTTCTTGGCTGTGGGGGGCTGAGATGGGCGCCAATGAGCATGGTGTCTGCATTGGCAATGAGGCAGTGTGGACCAAGGAGCCAGTTGGAGAGGGGGAAGCCCTACTAGGCATGGACCTACTCAG AGTTTTTTGTGTGACTTGGGCCTCTCTGGGCGCCTTCCGTCCATTGGAGCTTCCGTCACCAGCCACTGACGCTGCGTTCCCCTTCCGTGCCTCCCTTCGTGCCAGGCTGGCTTTGGAACGGAGCAGCTCTGCCCTGGAGGCCTTGCGTGTGATCACAGACTTGCTGGCGCGCTACGGGCAAGGGGGCAGCTGCCGGGAGGACCCCACACTGTTCTGCTACCACAACACATTCCTGCTGGCTGACCGGACTGAGGCGTGGGTGCTAGAGACGGCAGGGAGGCTGTGGGCGGCACAGAGGATCCAGG AAGGGGCCCGTAACATCTCCAACCAGTTGAGCGTAGGCACGGACATCTCGGCCGAGCACGCAGACCTTCGGACCCATGCCCTGGCCCAGGGCTGGTGGGATGGGCAGAGCACTTTTGACTTCGCTCAGGTCTTCTCCCTGACCCAGCAGCCTGTGCGCATGGAGGCTGCCAAAGCCCGCTTCCGGGCCGGGCAACAGCTTCTGCAGCAGCAACAAG GGGGCATCACGGCAGAGGTGATGATGGGCATCCTCAGGAACAAGGATAGCGGCATCTGTATGGACTCTGGAGGCTTTCGCACCACGGCCAGCATGGTGTCCATCCTGCCCCGGGATCCCACACAGCCCTGCGTCCACTTCCTCACCGCTACTCCAGACCCATCCAG GTCAGTGTTCAAACCTTTCATCTTCGGGGCGGGGGCGGCCCAGGCCCCCCAGGTGCTGTCCCCCACTTTTGGAGCACGGGACCCTGTTCGGACTCAGCCCCGATTCCAGACTCAGGTGGATCGCCGGCACACCCTCTACCTCCGGCACCAGGTGGCCCTGGGGCTGATAGAGAGCGAGCAG GATCGGGGGCAGCAGCTCCGGCAGAAGCAGCGGGATCTGGAGCAGGAGGGCCTGGAGGCTGCGCGGCGGCTGCTGGCCGGGGAGCAGGTGCCACCCCCACAGGAGCTGGGCGGCCTCTTCCAGGCCTTTGTGGAAAGGGAGAGCCGGGTGTATGCCTGA
- the SCRN2 gene encoding secernin-2 isoform X2, which translates to MASWSSDTPCSCDCFVSVPPASAIPAVIFAKNSDRPRDEVQEVVFVPAGTHAPGSRLQCTYIEVEQVSRTHAVILSRPSWLWGAEMGANEHGVCIGNEAVWTKEPVGEGEALLGMDLLRLALERSSSALEALRVITDLLARYGQGGSCREDPTLFCYHNTFLLADRTEAWVLETAGRLWAAQRIQEGARNISNQLSVGTDISAEHADLRTHALAQGWWDGQSTFDFAQVFSLTQQPVRMEAAKARFRAGQQLLQQQQGGITAEVMMGILRNKDSGICMDSGGFRTTASMVSILPRDPTQPCVHFLTATPDPSRSVFKPFIFGAGAAQAPQVLSPTFGARDPVRTQPRFQTQVDRRHTLYLRHQVALGLIESEQDRGQQLRQKQRDLEQEGLEAARRLLAGEQVPPPQELGGLFQAFVERESRVYA; encoded by the exons atGGCTTCGTGGAGCTCTGACACCCCGTGTTCCTGCGATTGCTTTGTTTCCGTGCCCCCGGCCTCGGCCATCCCAGCTGTGATCTTTGCCAAGAATTCCGACCGACCGCGGGACGAGGTGCAGGAGGTGGTGTTTGTGCCGGCAGGCACTCATGCCCCTGGCAGCCGGCTCCAG TGCACCTACATTGAGGTGGAACAGGTGTCAAGGACTCACGCTGTAATCCTGAGCCGCCCTTCTTGGCTGTGGGGGGCTGAGATGGGCGCCAATGAGCATGGTGTCTGCATTGGCAATGAGGCAGTGTGGACCAAGGAGCCAGTTGGAGAGGGGGAAGCCCTACTAGGCATGGACCTACTCAG GCTGGCTTTGGAACGGAGCAGCTCTGCCCTGGAGGCCTTGCGTGTGATCACAGACTTGCTGGCGCGCTACGGGCAAGGGGGCAGCTGCCGGGAGGACCCCACACTGTTCTGCTACCACAACACATTCCTGCTGGCTGACCGGACTGAGGCGTGGGTGCTAGAGACGGCAGGGAGGCTGTGGGCGGCACAGAGGATCCAGG AAGGGGCCCGTAACATCTCCAACCAGTTGAGCGTAGGCACGGACATCTCGGCCGAGCACGCAGACCTTCGGACCCATGCCCTGGCCCAGGGCTGGTGGGATGGGCAGAGCACTTTTGACTTCGCTCAGGTCTTCTCCCTGACCCAGCAGCCTGTGCGCATGGAGGCTGCCAAAGCCCGCTTCCGGGCCGGGCAACAGCTTCTGCAGCAGCAACAAG GGGGCATCACGGCAGAGGTGATGATGGGCATCCTCAGGAACAAGGATAGCGGCATCTGTATGGACTCTGGAGGCTTTCGCACCACGGCCAGCATGGTGTCCATCCTGCCCCGGGATCCCACACAGCCCTGCGTCCACTTCCTCACCGCTACTCCAGACCCATCCAG GTCAGTGTTCAAACCTTTCATCTTCGGGGCGGGGGCGGCCCAGGCCCCCCAGGTGCTGTCCCCCACTTTTGGAGCACGGGACCCTGTTCGGACTCAGCCCCGATTCCAGACTCAGGTGGATCGCCGGCACACCCTCTACCTCCGGCACCAGGTGGCCCTGGGGCTGATAGAGAGCGAGCAG GATCGGGGGCAGCAGCTCCGGCAGAAGCAGCGGGATCTGGAGCAGGAGGGCCTGGAGGCTGCGCGGCGGCTGCTGGCCGGGGAGCAGGTGCCACCCCCACAGGAGCTGGGCGGCCTCTTCCAGGCCTTTGTGGAAAGGGAGAGCCGGGTGTATGCCTGA